TGGCGGATCTGGCGATCCACGATGCCGCGGCCTTCACCGCCCTGGTGGGCAAGGCCAAGGAGGCGCTGACCCGGTAACGTGCGGATCTACAGCTCTCTGCGCGTCGAGCGCATGCTTGTTCTGGGGTTCCTGTCGCTCATCACGGCAGGAACCCTTGTGCTTTGGGCGGTGGACCGCCTGTCGGGACACCCCTTAAGCCTTTTGGACGCCCTCTTCACCGCCACCTCCGCGGTCTGCGTCACGGGGCTTGCGGTGGTGGACACGGGGAGGGATCTGAGCCTGCCCGCCCAGGGGGTGCTGTTGCTGCTGATCCAGTTGGGGGGCCTGGGGGTGATGACCGCCACCACGGCGTTGCCCCTGGTCTTCGGGATGAAGATCCACCTCCGGCAGCGGCTTCTCTTCGCGGGAGGGCTGGGGATGGACACTCCCCAGGGGGCGGTGCGGCTGCTGTCCACGGTGCTTCGGTACACCCTGGCGGTGGAGGCCCTGATGGCCGCACCCCTGTTCTGGGGGTTTCTCCAGAGGGAGGCCCCGGGGCGGGCGGCGTACCTGGCGGTCTTCCACAGCATCAGTGCCTTCTGCAACGCCGGGTTCTCCCCCTATGGAGACAGTCTGGAGACCTTTGCGGGGACCTTCTGGGTGCCCGGAGCGGTGATGGTCCTCGTCGTCCTGGGGGGGCTGGGGTTTCCGGTGGCGGCGGAGCTGCGGGCCTGTGCCCGCAGGCGCCACCCCCTCTCCGCCTACACCCGGATGGTGCTGGTCGTCACGGCGGGGCTGATCCTCCTGGGCACGGTCCTGCTTGCCTTCTCGGAGTGGGACCGGGCGTTTCGGGACCTTCCGCCCCTCCTGAAGGGGTGGAACGCCCTCTTCCACAGCATCACTCCCCGAACGGCGGGGTTCGACACGGTGGCCCTGAGAAACTTCTCCGGCCTGGGCCTGGGGATCACCCTCACCCTCATGTTTGTGGGGGCTTCCCCGGCCTCCACGGGGGGGGGAATCAAGACCACCACCTTTGGGGTGCTGCTGGCCTGTTCCTGGAAGGAAGTCCAGGGGGAGGAGGAGACGGTGGTCTGGGGGCGACGCATTGATCCGCGAACCCAAAGGAAGGCCCTGGCCCTGACGGTGCTGTACCTGGCCACCCTGTTCCTGGCGGTGCTGGGGCTCTGTCTCTACGAACCCTTCTCCTTCCGGGACCTGCTCTTCGAGGCCTTCTCCGCCATGGGCACGGTGGGGCTTTCGGTGGGCATCACCCCGAGGCTCACCCCGGAGGGTAAGATGATCCTGGTGTTTCTGATGTTCTGGGGCCGGGTGGGCATCGTGACCTTCCTCTACGGCATCCTCGCCCGCACCCGTCCCGGGAAGGTCCAGTACCCCTCGGCGCAGATGCCCATCGGCTAGGAGGAATCGGGACATGAAAGAGGAATCCAAGAGCTATCTGGTCATCGGGCTGGGGCGTTTCGGTACGGCCCTGTGCAACCGGCTGGTGGACCTGGGACAGCGGGTGGTGGGAGTGGACAAGGTGCGCGCCCACGTGGAGGAGCTGGCGGATCGCCTGGATCTGGCGGCGCAGCTGGACGCCACGGACGAGGAGGCTCTGGTGAAGGTGGGGGCCAAGGACGCGGACGTGGCGGTGGTGGCCATCGGGGAGGGCGTGGAGGCAAGCGTGCTGGCCACGGCCATCCTCCGGGACCTGGGCATCCCCCTGGTGGTGGCCCGGGCCATCGATCCCCTTCACGCCAAGGTGCTGGAACGGGTGGGGGCCCACCGGGTCTTTTCCCCGGAGCAGGACATGGGGGTGCGGATGGCGGAGCAGCTGGCCCATCCTTGGCTGGCCCACTTCACGGCCCTGCAACAGACGGATTTTCTGGTGGGGGAGATGGCCCCGCTGGAGGAGATGACCGGCAAGACGCTGCAGGACCTGCATTTCACCCATCGCTACAAGGCCATGATCCTCCTGGTGGAACGCGGGGGTACCCGCTTTCTCCCCCGGGCGGACACGGTGATCCTGCCCACGGACCGTCTTTGGGTGGCTGGAAGGCAGGAGGACCTGGCCCAGTGGCTGGATGGGACGGATTCGGAAGGGAAGTGACGGGATGAGCGACATGCTCCGGGATGTGGAGCGGATGGAGGCAGCCTTCGCCGAGACCATGGAGAAGGTTCGGTCCCTGGGGGACCTGGAAGCCCTCCGGCTGGAGTACCTGGGCAAGAAGGGCGCGTTGACAGGGCTGCTTCGTCTCCTGGGCCAGGCGGCCCCGGAGGAGCGTCCGGCCCTGGGTCAGGCGGTGAACCGGCTTCGGGACGCCTGCGAGGAGAGCCTGAAGGTCCGGGCGGCGGAACTGCGGGAGCAGGAAGAGGAGGCGGCGGAGGCCCGGGACCGGGTGGACGTGTCCCTCCCCGGGTGCGGTCGCCCCTACGGCCGCCCCCATCCGGTGGTACAGACCTTTCAGGAGATCCTGGACATCTTCGTCTCCCTGGGCTTCTCCGTGGCCTCGGGCCCGGAGATCGAGACGGACTTCTTCAACTTCGAGGCCCTGAACTTCAAGGCCCACCACCCCGCCCGGGACATGCAGGACACCTTCTTCGTGGAGAAGGATCGCCTGCTGCGGACCCACACCTCCCCGGTGCAGGTGCGGAGCATGCTGGCCCAGGGGGCGCCCCTTCGGATCGTCATTCCCGGACGGGTGTATCGCCGGGACAGCGACCCGACCCATTCCCCCATGTTCCATCAGGTGGAGGGGCTGCTCCTGGACGAGAACATCTCCGTGGCGGACCTGAAGGGCTGCCTGCAGGCCTTCGTGGACGCCATCTTCGGGCGTCCCCTGCGGTCCCGCTTCCGGGGAAGTTACTTCCCCTTCACGGAGCCCTCCCTGGAGATGGACGTGGAGTGCGTGGTCTGCGCGGGGAATCCCGCGGGGTGCCGGGTCTGCAAGGGGACCGGCTGGCTGGAGATCCTGGGGGCGGGGATGGTGCACCCCAACGTGCTGCGCAGCGGAGGGGTGGACCCGGAACGCTACGGCGGCTTCGCCTGGGGCATGGGGGTGGACCGGGTGGCCATGCTCAAGTACGGCCTCTCGGACCTGCGTCCCCTCTTCGAGGGAGACCTGGCGTACCTGACGGGGGGGAACTAGACATGCGGGTGTACTGGAAATGGCTGGAGGAGCTGGTGACCCTCCCCCTGGGTCCCGAGGCCCTGGCAGATCGGCTCACCATGACGGGCACGGAGGTGGAGTCCATCGAGACCCCCTGCGGCGCCCTCTCGGGCGTCCTGGTGGCTCGGGTGGTCTCCTGCGAGCCGCACCCGGAAAAGGGATCCCTTCGGGTGGTCCGGGCGGACCTGGGCGGAGGGCGGGAGGCCACGGTGGTCACCGGAGCGGCCAACGCGAGGGTGGGGGCCAAGTTCCCCTACGCCCCCCCCGGAGCGACCCTGGCGGACGGGACGGTCCTGGGCACCCGGGACTTCGACGGGGTGTCCAGCGCCGGGATGCTCCTGTCCGCGGAGGAATTGGGGCTGGAGGGTCTGGACGGCGAAGGGGGGCTGCTGTCCCTGCCCGAGGAGGCCCCGGAGGGGACGGACTTCCGCGCCTGGGCGGGGCTGGACGTCCCGGTGCTGGACCTGTCCATCACCCCCAATCGGGGGGATCTCTGCTCCCTCATGGGGGTGGCTCGGGAGGTCCACGGCCTGCTGGAGGACGCCCCGCTGCGGGGCCCCCTTCCTCTGTCGGGGACCGGAGAGGTGGAGTGGGCGGACTCCTTCGGGGGCATCCGGCTGGAGGATTCGGGGTGCGAGCAGTACGCCCTGGGGTATGGAGAGAACATCCGCATCGCCCCCGCCCCCCTGGAGGCCCGGCTGAAGCTCCTTCTCTCGGGGATGCGCCCGGTGAGCAACGTGGTGGACGCCACGAACCTGGCCATGCTCCTCTTCGGTCAGCCCCTTCACGCCTTCGACCGGGACCGGTTGCCCGGTTCGGACATCCGGGTCCGCGGCGCCCGCCCGGGGGAAAGGCTGGTCACCCTGGACGGGAAGGAACGGGTCCTGGAGGAGCAGGACCTGGTCATCGCCAGCGGAGAGACCCCCATCGGCCTGGCGGGGGTCATGGGGGGGCTGGACTCGGAGATCGTCCCGGAGACGAAACGAATCCTCCTGGAGTCGGCGGTGTTCGATCCCTCCCGGGTGAGCCGCACCTCCCGACGGCTGGGTCTCCCCAGCCAGGCGGCGTTCCGGTTCAGCCGGGGTCTGGATTCGACCCGGGTGCTCCCGGCGGCGGAGTACGTGCTGGATCTTCTCTCCCGCTGGGCGGGCATGAGGCCGGGAAATCGGATCCTCCATCAGTTTCGGGACATCCCCGCCCCTCGGACGGTGCTCCTGCGCCGGGAGACCCTGCGCCGGGTGCTGCTCTGGGACGGCCTGGAGGAGGCCGTCCCGGGTCTGGAGCGGCTGGGATTCGGGGTGCAGCCCCAGGAGGGACTGGGGGAGGACCGGGTCCTCTTCCGTGTGCCCTCGTGGCGCAACGACGTGGAGGCGGAGGAGGACCTGGTGGAGGAGGTGGGGCGCCTTCGGGGCTACGACCGCATCGCTCCCCGGATCCCCGGCTGCCTGCACGGTCGGGGCGTGCTCCCCGAGAGCTTCCTGGCCCTGCGGCAGGTGCGCCAGGCGGCGTTGGCTCGGGGGTACGTGGAGGTCATGACCTACAGCTTCCTGCACCCTCGGGAGCTGGAGCGGCTGCACTTTTCCCCCCAGGATCCCCGGGGCAACCCCCCCGGGCTGCTCAACCCCATCAGCCAGGAACAGGTGGCCATGCGCACCTGCATCCTCCCGGGGCTGCTGCGGGCGCTGGAACAGAACCTCCGGTCGGGGTGGCGCGGCTCCATGCGGTTCTTCGAGACGGGCAACGTGTTCTTCCACGATGCGCAGGAAGGTTACCGGGAATCGGAGCACCTGGCGGGGCTGGTCTACCTGGGCAAGGACAGGCACGTGCTCTACGGGGATCGCCTCCGGGAGGACTTCTTCACGGTCAAGGCGGACGTGGAGGCCCTGCTTGCCGCCCGAGGGATCGTCGCCCAGTGGCGGGAGGGAGAGGAGCCCTTCGGCCACCGGGGGCAGACCGCCGCGATCTTGCGGGACGGAGTGCCCCGGGGCACCCTCTGCCGCCTGAAGCCCGCACTGGCCCGGGAGCTGGATGCGGAGGAAGGAATCTTCGTCTTCGAGCTGGACCTGGATGCCTTCAGCCCCGCGGTGCGGGGGGTTTACGGAAACCCCTTCCGCTTCCCTCCCGCCCAGCGAGACGTGGCCCTTTTGGTGTCGGTGGACCGCCCCGCAGAGGCGGTGCGGGAGGAGATCCTGACCCTGGGGGACCGGGAGCGGATCCGAGGGGTGGAACTCTTCGACCATTTCGAGGGCAAGGGCATCCCCGAGGGGTTCCGCAGCCTGGCCTTCTCGGTGCTCTACCGCCACCCCGACCGGACCCTCCGGGACGAGGAAGTGGAGGGAGCCCACCTGGAGCTGCGCCGCAAACTGCAGGAAAAGGGATACACTCTACGGTAGTCCGAGAAAGGGAGGGTTTGGAATGATCCAGCAGTTCGAACAGTTCGAAAGACTGGTGGACCGCCTCGCCGGAAGGATGGCGAACCTCCAGAGGGAACGGGATGGGGCGGTGGCCGAAGCGGCCGCCCTGAAGGGACAGATGCAGGAGAAGGACCTGGAACTGATCCGGGCCCGCAAGGAGGCCCAGCGGGCGGTGGAACAGATGGAGCGGGAGAAGATGGCCCTCCAGAAGGACCAGCAGCAGTTGGAGCAGAAGCTGGGCGACCTGATGGCCAAGATCCGGGGGCTCCTGCCGGAGGAGACCCCTTCCTCCGGGGGGGGGCGTCCGGCGGCCTGACGCAGCCTTAGGTGCGGGACGGGACGATGGAACAACGCCTCACCCTTCTCGTGGGCAGAAAGACCTACTCCGTGGTCACCTCCCTGGGGGAGGAACGGGCCCGGGAGGTCTCGGAGGTGGTCCGTCAGGTTCTGGACCAGACGGACCCCTCCCTGAGCCAGGAAGAACGCCTCTTCCTGGTCTCCATGCTCCTGGCGAGCCAGATGGTGCACCTGAGGGAGAGGCTGGAGATCCTGGCGGGACCGGAAGGGGAGGAGTCCTCGTGACGTCTCCCGTGGACTACCTGGTGGCCGCCGCCGGGGCGTTCTGGATCCTCAAGGGCCTCTTCCGGGGTTTCGCCGGGGAGGTCCTTTCCCTTCTGGGGTGGGTCCTGGGGGTGTTCGCGGGGCTGCGCTTCGGGGGGGGGCGGCTTCTCCGCTTCAGAAAAGCCTGGGGCTGGAGCCTCCCCTTGCCGCCGCCCTGGGCTTTTTGGGGGTGCTCCTGGGGTGTCTGTTGGCGGCGGCGCTCCTTTCCCGGGTCGTCCGGTCCGCCTTAAGCGCCGTGCGCCTCTCCCTTCTGGACCGTCTCCTGGGAGGGGTCTTGGGGGCGGCCAAGGTCCTGCTGCTGCTCTTCGGGATCTATTTCCTGGGGACCCTAGTCTCTCCCTGGCTCGCCCCCCACTGGACCGACGGGAGCGTGGCCCTTCGGTTCGCCCAAAGCCATTGGGAGGAGGTCCAAAGCCTCGGGGGGCGGCTGGGACTTTCCCCCACGGGAACCCGGGTCCCTCATCCCCTGCCTCCCTTCCTCCAGGAGGCGCCGCAGCACCCCGAAGGAAACCCATAGGAGGGACGAAGCGTTCATGTGGTGTGAACCCCATACATACCAAGCCCTGGAAATCGACAAGATCCTCCGCATCCTCGCCGCGGGGTGCCGCAGCCCCCTGGGCCAGGAGACCCTGCACAAACTGACGCCGGCGGGGGACGGCACCGCCCTGGCCCGTAGGGTGGGACGCTTCCGGGCGTACCTCCAGGCCCGGGACCGGCAGGGGGAATACCCCTGGGACGGCAGGCTTCGTCCCCTTTCTCCCCTGGCGGAGGAGGCCCGGCGCGCCGGGTGGCTTACCGGGGAAGAGCTGGTCACCGTGCGCATCGCCCTCCTGTTGGCCAAGCGTCTGCGCCAGCGCCTTCGGACGGACGGGGAGACCTGGCCGGAACTCAAGGACCTGGCCCGGACCTTCCACGATTGGGACGAGGAAGTGGCGGCCCTGGAGGTGCTGGACGAGGACGGGCGCTTCTACGACCATGCCTCGCCGGAGCTGAAGCGCATCCGGCAGAAGCAGTTCACCGTCCGGGATGCCATCAAGCGCCGTTCCCAGCAGCTCTTCCAGGACTCGGGCACCGCCTCCATGCTTCAGGAACGGGTGCTCTCCCTGCGCAACGGCCGCTTCTGCGTCCTGGTGCGCATGGACGCCGCGGGGGGCTACCCCGGGCTGGTGCTGGAAAAGTCCTCCTCGGGCAACAGCATCTACGTGGAGCCTCAGATCCTGCTCCCCCTGAACAACCAGTGGGCGGTGCTTCTGGAGGAGGAACGGGAGGAGGAGAGCCGCCTCCTCCGTGCCCTCACGGGGCTGATCCTGAAGCGGGAGAAGGCCTTGCTGGACACGGAGGAGAGCCTGGGGCTCCTGGACCTGTTCTACGCCCTGGGGGAGAGGATGGACCGGGACCGCTGGACCCTTCCGGAATGGACCCCCAAGAAGACCCTGGACTTCCGCCAGGCCCGGCACCCCCTCCTGGGGGATCGGGCGGTGCCCCTGGACCTGCTCTGCGGGGAGGGGTACCGGATGCTGGTCATCACGGGGCCCAACACGGGGGGGAAGACCGTGGCCCTCAAGACCCTGGGGGTGTGCGCCTACCTGGCCTGGATGGGTTTCCCCGTGCCCTGCCGGGAGGATTCCCGGGTGGGGGAGGTGGGGGAACTCTTCGCCGACATCGGGGACGAACAGAGCATCGAACAGAACCTCTCCACCTTCAGCGCCCACGTGCACCATCTGGTGGCCATCCTCAAGAGCGCCACGGAGCGGTCCCTGGTGCTGCTGGACGAGCTGGGGGCGGGGACGGATCCCGACGAGGGTTCGGCCCTGGGCATCGCCCTGCTGGAGCACTTCCGCAAGCTGGGGTGTCTGCTCTGGGCCACCACCCACCACAACCCCATCAAGCACTTCGCCCTGGCCACCTCCGGGGTGGAGACCGCATCCATGGAGTTCGACCTGTCCACCCTCTCTCCCACCTACCGGCTGCGCCTGGGTATCCCCGGGAAGAGCAACGCCCTGCTCATCGCCCGCAAGCTGGGCATGCCCGGGGGGGTGCTCCGTCGGGCCCGGGAGGCCATGGAGGGACAGCACGCGGACTTTGAAGCCCTGCTGGGGGAGCTGGAGGAGAAACGCCGACGCCTGGAGCGGGAGATGGAGACCCTGGAGACCAAGACCCGGGAGGCGGAACGCCTGCGTCGGGACTTCGAGACCCGCAACAAGGAGATCCAGGAGAAGAAGGACAAGCTGCTGGAACAGGCGGACCACAAGGCCTCCCGCATCATCCGGGAGGCGGAGGAGGGCGCCAAGGCCCTGCTGCGCAACCTCCGGGAGGCGGAACTGGCCAAGGCCCACCAGGAGTACCAACGGAAGAAGCATCACTTCGACCGCCTGGAAGATCGGCGGGAAGAGAGGGAGGTCCGCCGGGTCAACCGTCTGGCCGCGGAGGGAAGCACCGGGGAGCCCCAGGTGGGGGACCGGGTGGAGATCCCCGGCTCGGGCCTTCGGGGGGACCTGGTGGCCCTCGAAGGGGGGGACGCCCTGGTGCAGTCCGGTCCCATGCGGGTCCGGGTGCCCCTGAAGCGGCTCAAGCGCAGCGCGGACCAGCAGCGCAACGACCCCCCTCCCCGGATTCAGGTCTCCGCCCCTCGGGGTGTGTCCAGTTCCCTCATGGTGCGGGGCATGACCGTGGACGAGGCCATGCCCCTGGTGGAGCAGTATCTGGACCAGGCCTACCGGGCGGGGTACGGGGAGGTCTCGGTGATCCACGGCCGGGGAGAGGGCATCCTGCGCCGGGAGGTGCAGGAGCTGTGCAAGCGCACCCCCTTCGTGGAGTCCCATCGTCTGGGGGGACCCGGCGAGGGGGGCTACGGGGTCACCATCGTCCGGTTCGCGTCCTGACGGGAGACCCCGTCCCTCACCTCTTGGCGGGATCTCCCATCTCCCGAAGGCAGTTCAGGGCGTGAAGCAGCTCCACATCCGTTCCGGCGGCGAAGGCCAGCACGTTCTCCAGGGTGCGGGGGACCCGGACGTCCGGGTGGACGCCCCCCACCCCGTTTCGGCTGTCGAGCTGGATCCGGCCCTCCCGGTCCACGGAGCGGCCGAAGGGGTAGCCGATGAGGTAACCGCCGGGTATCCGGATCAGCCCCCCCACCATCCCGAAGGAACCGTTGCTGCCGAAGAATCCCACCACCCGGGCCCGGGGGGCTCGACGGATACCCATGGCCAGGCCCTCGCCGGAGCTGACCGTCCCCGGGTTCACCAGCACGGCCACGGGGCCCGCGTATCGAGGCGACTGGGGTTCCATGGAGATGCAGTCCACCACCGGGTCGGAGAGGTTTCGCTCGTCGAAGGTGATCCGCAGAAAGCCGCCGGTTCTCCCGTCGTAGTACTCCTGGGCCTCGTAGAAGGAGGGCCCGTCCAGGAAGAATCCCGCCAGGTCCGCCGCAAGCCGGTCCGATCCCCCGTAGTTGCCTCGCAGGTCCACCACCACCCCCGGCGCGTCCGCCGCGACGAAGGAGCGGATCGCCTCCTGAAACTGCCGGAAAAGACCCTCGGGGTAGTGTTCCGGGTCTGCCAGGTCCAGTTCCAGCCCCAACCGGACGTATCCAAAACCTCCCGGCAGGATCCGATGCTCCACCCGGTCGGAAAGTTCCGCCCGGCGGGCGAAGTCCACCCGGGAGAGGGTCCACCCGCCGTCGTCCTCCGCCACGAGCCGGACGATCCGGGGATGGGCCTCGCCGGGGTTTCGGTAGACCGCCTCCACCTCCGCCCCCGCCGGGGCTCGGGGCAGGAGCCGAATCCGCTCCAGCCTTCGGTGGGCCTCCGTGGCCTGAGGGGACTCGCCCCCGAAGGCTCCGGTCAGGGTTTTCAGGGGAACCGTCGCCGGGTCGATTCCCTCCAGGGCTCGCTCGACCGGTTCGTTTCCCCAGGCCAGGATTTCCGCGCCCTGCCGGATCCCCGCCCGGTCGGCGGGCCCCTTGGGGAGGATCGCCGCCGCGATGATCTGCCCCTCCTCCAGCTCCGCCGCGGCCAGCCCAAAGCCGGACCCTGCCCGTTCCGCTGCGAGGGCGGCGGGCACGGAGAGAGCTTCCGCCTTCAGCTTGACGTGTCCGTCGGGAAGGGAGCAGACGTACCCCAGCAGGGCCAGATAGTAGGCTCGCTCGTCCTTCTCCTGGAGGGCTCGTCGGATCCGGGGCAGGAAGCGGGCCCGCAGGTCCGTCCAGGATATGCTCTTCCACTCCCCGAAGGCGTATTCCCGGGACAGCTTCCCGTGGGCCGCCTCGAAGGCCTCGGTCCAGGAAAGGGCGCTCAAGTCCGCCGACAGGGGGAACTGGAAACCCTCTCGGGGGTCGACGGGAGGGCTTCCCGTTGCCTCGGCTCTCCCGCAGGTGTCTCCGAGGAGGAGGGCCCCCAGGCAGAGCAGCCCTGCCAGGAGGCACCGACGAAATCCCCCTACCCTCTGGATGCGCAGCCCTTTTACGATCCCCCGATCCTCCGTGCGCTCCCTCGGGGGGTCTCCTGCCCTGAAAAAACAGGAAGAGGGCGAAGGTTCCTGCGGATGGCCCTGCTCTGCGGCGTTCTCCAGGGGTTCCCGCTTCTCGATGAGAGGGGTGGGGGTTGCAAAGGGTAACTGCGGGGGCATGTGGTCCTCCTTCTCCCTTGTCTCTGGGGATTGGTCAGGGGTTTGAAGAGTGATGGCCATGGATTTCATCCTGCCTTTCGGTGAAGGAAGCTGCGGGTTCTTCCTGTCCCTTCTTCGTGTCCTCAAGGGGGTGTAACCTCGGTATTGCCAAGGCTTCGCCGGGTTTCTCCTTGACAAGAAAGGAGAGGGGGAGTAATCTCCCTCCTGTAGCGCGTGTCCGTAGCTCAGCTGGATAGAGTGTTGGCCTCCGGAGCCAAAGGTCCCGGGTTCGAATCCCGGCGGGCACGCCATGAACGGTCGCCCCTACCGATCCTCGGTAGGGGCTTTTTCGTGGTCCTGCGCAGTCAGAGGGGCCGCGGCCTTTCGGGCCTCCACCGGATCAAAGACCACCCGTCCCACGGGGATCCGTCCCTCCAGGGCCTCCACGACCCGGCTTGCTGCCTCCTGGTCGAACCCCCCGCAGAGTTCCAGGATCTGGATTCCCTGATCGAACAGGATTCGGGCGGCCGCGCAGGCCTGTTCCGTGGAGGAGACTGCCACGACCTGAGTGCGGAAGGACCCGGAATCCAGCACCGCCCGGTGTTCCTCCGGATCGTAGCCGGGGCCCTTCAGGATGAAGCCGTACCTCTTGAGTTCCATGGGCGTCGCCCCCTCGTCGGTTGGATGGATCCCGGAGCCTTCTCATCATACCCCCCCGTCCTCTCCGATTCTGCGGGAAGGAGGCAGGGGGCTTCCGAGATGCCCTTGACGAGGCAACGGGCAGAATCGAAAGTGGAGGGCATCCACGGTGTCTCGGCGGGGCCCTTCGGCCCACCGAAGGCATCCTCGGGAGGAGGACCGGACATGGGTATGAGGCGCAAGGACAAGGAGATCACGGACCCGGCGGTGTTGGAGGCCATCCTCCGCAAGGGTCAGGTGTTGCATCTGGGCCTGGCAGATGTGGGGGGACAGCCCTACGTGGTGCCCCTGGGGTACGGCTATGCCCCCGGGGAGGTGGTGCTCCACGGGGCTATGAAAGGGCTGAAGCTGGACCTGATCCGCCAGAACCCCCGGGTGAGCTTCAACGTGGTGCTTCGTCCCGAACTGGTGCGGAACCCGGACCCCACGGAGTACTCCATGCGCTATATCAGCGTCATCGGCACGGGGGAAGCGGAGATCCTGGAGGACCCGACGGAGAAGCAGCGTTGTCTGGACGTCCTGATGGGGCAATACGGCGGCCCCCAGGACCCCCTGCCCGAAGAGGCCCTGGCCCGTACCGCCGTGATCCGCCTTCGGGTCACCTCCCTCACGGGCAAGTTCTCCGGCTATCCCAAGCCTTTGTCGCCCCAGGATCTATGATCCCCCTCTCCCGGCTTCTGCAGGGGGGGAGCTTTCCCGGGGACTCCCTCCGGTTCGGTCCGAGGAGGGGATCGGGGCCGGTGGTGGTGTGGCACCTCACGGACCGATGCGGCCTCCGGTGTCGGCACTGCTATGCCGAGGCCACGCCGGAGGGAGAGCGTTTCGTCTCCCTCCGGGAGGGATTTCGCTGTCTGGAGACCTTCGCGGCCTGGGGGGCTCCGGCGGTGCTCCTCTCCGGGGGGGAGCCCCTGGAATCGCCCCATGGACGCGCCTTCCTGGAGAGGGGGGCGGAGTTGGGGCTGTCCCTGGCGGTTTCCACCAACGGTACCAGGGTGGACGACTCCTGGGCCGAAGCTCTGGCGAAGCGGGGCGCCTACGTGGGGGTCAGCCTGGACGGGCCGCAGGAGATCCACGACTCCTTCCGGGGGGTACCCGGGGCCTGGAACGCCGCGGCGGCGGGGCTGGAACGGCTGAAACGCGCCGGGGCCCGGTGCGGGCTGCGGGTCACCCTCTGCCGGAGCACCCTGCCCGGGGTTCGGGACCTGCTGGAGTGGGCTCGGGGACGGGTGGACCGGGTCTGTCTGTACCACTTCGTCCCTGCGGGGCGGGGGCAGGAGGGGGAGTGCCTCTCCTCGGAGCAGACCCGGGAGGTGCTGGAGTGGCTGTTCTCCTGGGTGCGCCGGGAGGCGGGACCCCTGGAGGTCCTCACGGTGGACAACGCGACGGACGGGATCGCCCTGCTGGGCTACGTGAAGCGGGAGCTGCCGGAGCGGTTTGGGGAAGTCCGGGAGCTGCTGGCCCGACAAGGGGGCAACCAGAGCGGTCTGCGGATCCTCTCGGTACGCTGGGATGGGCTGGTGAGCCCCGATCCCTTCTCCTTCTCCCATCCCCTGGGGCGGCTGGATCGGGACACGGGAGTCTTGTGTCCGGAGGGAGACCTCCAGGAACGTCTGAAGGATCGGAAGCCCTATCTTCCCCCCCGTTGCGCCTCCTGTCCCGGCCTGCCCCTGTGCAACGGCAACCTTCGGGCCCGGGCGTCGGGAACGGGAAGGGGCTTCTGGGGGGAGGACCCGGGGTGCTACCTCTCGGGCCGGGAGATCCGAGAGATCCTCTCATGAATCCCCTGCCCCGATGGGCGGGTCTCCTGGAGGAGGGGCTTCCCCTGACCCGGCGCCCCTTCCGGGACCTGGGGGCGTCCCTGGGGACGGGAGAAACCGCCCTTTTGGAGGAGGTGCGGCGTTTTGCGGCGGAGGACCCGCGCTACCGGGGGTTTCGGGCGGTCTGGAGCGCCCGGGCCTTCGGCTTCGCCGGAGCGCTGTGCGCCTTTCTCGTGCCCCGGCCCCGGGTGGAGGGGATCCGCGGGACGTTGGCGGGGTTCCCCGGGGTGACCCACGGCTACCTTCGGGAGCACCGAATGAACCTCTGGCTCACCCTTCAGGCCCCGGACGAGAGGGTCCTGCGGGAAGACGCCCGGCGGCTGCGCTCTCTCCTGGGGGCGGAGGAGGGGGTGGTCCTTCCCGCACGGAGGGTGTTCAAGCTCCGGGCCCGGTTCGCCCCCTCGGGGTCTTCGGTCCTCTTTCGGGAAGAGGAGGAGGTTTCCCCCTGGGGAGAGGAACCGAGTCAGGAGAGACGTACGATCCTGGTGACGCGCTCCGAAGAGGGTTTCCCCCTG
The sequence above is drawn from the Aminomonas paucivorans DSM 12260 genome and encodes:
- a CDS encoding S41 family peptidase, with amino-acid sequence MSALSWTEAFEAAHGKLSREYAFGEWKSISWTDLRARFLPRIRRALQEKDERAYYLALLGYVCSLPDGHVKLKAEALSVPAALAAERAGSGFGLAAAELEEGQIIAAAILPKGPADRAGIRQGAEILAWGNEPVERALEGIDPATVPLKTLTGAFGGESPQATEAHRRLERIRLLPRAPAGAEVEAVYRNPGEAHPRIVRLVAEDDGGWTLSRVDFARRAELSDRVEHRILPGGFGYVRLGLELDLADPEHYPEGLFRQFQEAIRSFVAADAPGVVVDLRGNYGGSDRLAADLAGFFLDGPSFYEAQEYYDGRTGGFLRITFDERNLSDPVVDCISMEPQSPRYAGPVAVLVNPGTVSSGEGLAMGIRRAPRARVVGFFGSNGSFGMVGGLIRIPGGYLIGYPFGRSVDREGRIQLDSRNGVGGVHPDVRVPRTLENVLAFAAGTDVELLHALNCLREMGDPAKR
- a CDS encoding pyridoxamine 5'-phosphate oxidase family protein; the encoded protein is MGMRRKDKEITDPAVLEAILRKGQVLHLGLADVGGQPYVVPLGYGYAPGEVVLHGAMKGLKLDLIRQNPRVSFNVVLRPELVRNPDPTEYSMRYISVIGTGEAEILEDPTEKQRCLDVLMGQYGGPQDPLPEEALARTAVIRLRVTSLTGKFSGYPKPLSPQDL
- a CDS encoding DUF6506 family protein translates to MELKRYGFILKGPGYDPEEHRAVLDSGSFRTQVVAVSSTEQACAAARILFDQGIQILELCGGFDQEAASRVVEALEGRIPVGRVVFDPVEARKAAAPLTAQDHEKAPTEDR
- a CDS encoding CvpA family protein translates to MLLGCLLAAALLSRVVRSALSAVRLSLLDRLLGGVLGAAKVLLLLFGIYFLGTLVSPWLAPHWTDGSVALRFAQSHWEEVQSLGGRLGLSPTGTRVPHPLPPFLQEAPQHPEGNP
- a CDS encoding radical SAM protein → MVVWHLTDRCGLRCRHCYAEATPEGERFVSLREGFRCLETFAAWGAPAVLLSGGEPLESPHGRAFLERGAELGLSLAVSTNGTRVDDSWAEALAKRGAYVGVSLDGPQEIHDSFRGVPGAWNAAAAGLERLKRAGARCGLRVTLCRSTLPGVRDLLEWARGRVDRVCLYHFVPAGRGQEGECLSSEQTREVLEWLFSWVRREAGPLEVLTVDNATDGIALLGYVKRELPERFGEVRELLARQGGNQSGLRILSVRWDGLVSPDPFSFSHPLGRLDRDTGVLCPEGDLQERLKDRKPYLPPRCASCPGLPLCNGNLRARASGTGRGFWGEDPGCYLSGREIREILS
- a CDS encoding endonuclease MutS2 — its product is MWCEPHTYQALEIDKILRILAAGCRSPLGQETLHKLTPAGDGTALARRVGRFRAYLQARDRQGEYPWDGRLRPLSPLAEEARRAGWLTGEELVTVRIALLLAKRLRQRLRTDGETWPELKDLARTFHDWDEEVAALEVLDEDGRFYDHASPELKRIRQKQFTVRDAIKRRSQQLFQDSGTASMLQERVLSLRNGRFCVLVRMDAAGGYPGLVLEKSSSGNSIYVEPQILLPLNNQWAVLLEEEREEESRLLRALTGLILKREKALLDTEESLGLLDLFYALGERMDRDRWTLPEWTPKKTLDFRQARHPLLGDRAVPLDLLCGEGYRMLVITGPNTGGKTVALKTLGVCAYLAWMGFPVPCREDSRVGEVGELFADIGDEQSIEQNLSTFSAHVHHLVAILKSATERSLVLLDELGAGTDPDEGSALGIALLEHFRKLGCLLWATTHHNPIKHFALATSGVETASMEFDLSTLSPTYRLRLGIPGKSNALLIARKLGMPGGVLRRAREAMEGQHADFEALLGELEEKRRRLEREMETLETKTREAERLRRDFETRNKEIQEKKDKLLEQADHKASRIIREAEEGAKALLRNLREAELAKAHQEYQRKKHHFDRLEDRREEREVRRVNRLAAEGSTGEPQVGDRVEIPGSGLRGDLVALEGGDALVQSGPMRVRVPLKRLKRSADQQRNDPPPRIQVSAPRGVSSSLMVRGMTVDEAMPLVEQYLDQAYRAGYGEVSVIHGRGEGILRREVQELCKRTPFVESHRLGGPGEGGYGVTIVRFAS